One genomic segment of Paenibacillus xylanexedens includes these proteins:
- a CDS encoding CcdC family protein, with the protein MAQISPYYLQIGATVGMLVMALLAIFIRMKASHRPVTIRKILIPPLGMSTGFLMFVVPETHVPLLWAFIAFLVGWFLFSYPLIRSTRFERVGEEIFATRSRSFAFILLGLLAVRLILHEVIQRYVSIPQTGGLFFLLAFGMIVRWRVYMYKHYKEVLVAEH; encoded by the coding sequence GTGGCTCAAATCAGTCCGTACTACCTGCAAATCGGAGCAACCGTGGGCATGCTCGTCATGGCACTGCTTGCCATCTTCATCCGCATGAAAGCCAGTCACAGACCGGTGACCATTCGTAAAATCCTTATTCCTCCGCTCGGCATGAGCACAGGATTTCTCATGTTTGTTGTACCGGAGACACATGTTCCTCTACTCTGGGCATTCATTGCGTTTCTGGTGGGCTGGTTCCTCTTCTCCTATCCCCTTATTCGCAGTACACGGTTTGAACGAGTAGGTGAAGAAATTTTTGCCACACGTTCTCGCAGCTTTGCTTTTATCTTGCTTGGATTGCTGGCCGTACGCCTGATCCTGCATGAAGTCATTCAGCGATATGTAAGTATTCCGCAAACAGGCGGATTGTTCTTCCTGCTGGCTTTTGGCATGATTGTACGCTGGCGTGTATATATGTACAAACACTACAAAGAGGTGCTGGTCGCCGAACACTAG
- a CDS encoding glycosyltransferase family 2 protein has product MDERWIELLRSFVLACYEGIFIYLVLAIVMCSVLVVAAARTLIRRRDLDPLQYHEMLDEELAPAVSLLVPMRNSEDTIVQRISCLLDIQYARYEVIIINDGSEDEAMRRLKETYDLIPIRSKVHYSGLGQETAQIKCVYQSRLHHCLVVIDKAYGGRMDSLNAGLNISQYPYIASVGPRTVLERDALVKIMKPVMDALRGEEVVACSGRVDLMASRNTNQTDSTDNSTRLTDSTLYVMQTIEYVRAFLISGVGLVRYNINVLLFTSEVFGIFKKNRVLEVGGYKRDDQVAHMELVMRLQKHMKQIRERGRIIYIPDPICRVEVPGTWHQLCRQRIGWHMQLASSLWTQRSMIFNPAYGWMGMVSIPYFILIELLGPVLELGAIVLFIAGIGLQWVDINLCIILVLLLTLYGSLLSASVVMFEIWCSRKAYTSREVTCLLLYACTETFWFRPLNNISRIYGMLQAMGLRKAEEKDSRHELG; this is encoded by the coding sequence ATGGACGAAAGATGGATTGAGTTGCTGCGGAGTTTTGTTTTGGCATGTTACGAGGGGATATTTATCTATCTGGTGTTAGCGATTGTGATGTGCAGTGTTCTGGTAGTTGCTGCCGCTCGCACATTGATTCGCCGGAGGGATCTGGACCCGCTGCAATATCATGAGATGCTGGATGAAGAACTGGCTCCTGCGGTATCCCTGCTTGTTCCGATGCGGAATAGCGAGGATACGATCGTACAGCGAATCAGCTGTCTGCTGGATATTCAGTATGCACGCTATGAGGTTATTATCATTAATGATGGATCAGAGGATGAGGCCATGCGGCGTCTAAAAGAAACCTATGATCTGATACCCATTCGGAGTAAAGTTCATTATTCGGGACTCGGTCAGGAGACGGCTCAGATTAAATGTGTCTACCAATCCAGATTACATCATTGTCTGGTTGTGATCGACAAGGCGTATGGGGGACGAATGGACTCCCTGAATGCCGGTCTGAATATCTCGCAATATCCTTATATCGCCTCTGTTGGACCCAGGACAGTTCTGGAACGAGATGCATTGGTGAAGATTATGAAACCCGTTATGGATGCTCTCCGGGGAGAAGAGGTCGTTGCTTGTAGTGGACGAGTAGATCTCATGGCCTCCCGAAATACGAATCAAACGGATTCAACGGATAACAGCACACGACTTACGGACAGTACGTTGTATGTAATGCAGACCATTGAATACGTGCGTGCTTTTCTGATTAGCGGTGTGGGCCTTGTTCGTTACAATATTAATGTGCTTTTATTTACGTCTGAAGTATTCGGTATATTCAAAAAGAACCGGGTGTTGGAAGTTGGGGGTTACAAGCGCGATGACCAGGTCGCTCACATGGAACTGGTGATGCGGTTACAGAAACATATGAAGCAGATTCGGGAACGTGGCCGTATTATATATATTCCCGATCCGATCTGCAGGGTAGAAGTACCCGGTACATGGCATCAGCTGTGCAGACAGCGTATCGGTTGGCACATGCAGCTTGCAAGCAGTCTATGGACTCAGCGGAGCATGATCTTCAATCCGGCCTATGGCTGGATGGGGATGGTATCCATCCCGTATTTTATTTTGATCGAATTGTTGGGGCCTGTGTTGGAACTGGGAGCAATCGTGCTGTTCATTGCAGGCATAGGGCTACAGTGGGTGGATATTAACCTATGCATCATTCTCGTTCTGCTACTGACCCTCTATGGTTCCTTGTTGTCCGCAAGTGTGGTGATGTTCGAAATATGGTGTTCACGCAAGGCATATACGTCCCGAGAGGTGACATGTCTGCTGTTGTATGCATGTACGGAGACGTTCTGGTTCAGACCGCTGAATAACATATCCCGTATATATGGCATGTTGCAGGCTATGGGATTGCGGAAGGCAGAGGAAAAGGACAGCAGACATGAATTAGGGTAA
- a CDS encoding HEAT repeat domain-containing protein produces the protein MIGQQWMYIKLIGSHHRGWLAGNTDWLVHVVSLICASVLAFLLVIYSYILWMKYSSRHREKVKTVLMQELLSEDSVLQQYLGQGEVKADLLNMSGDQQSVLQQLLLQRLAQDPVEHETLRIRLLSWQVFGSSYRSVLKTGKWSERVNTLLYIEQFHMIELLPRLEDMLRVTSCTPLERFIILRIYARTGYFRIVKELLREQYVWSDSQYLQILLLLTDSSWTRLKDHFKDVPYQVQSNIVNAIRIRDDQTEGAVVLLEKLILGEDALLRTHAYQALAQVSRGREELLKGLLLVWNESGEERQRSERLTVTQLMGTVHADAFIPRLKVMMGDPSFQIRQEAANSLARYEQGLEELRDTAVNHPDKYARQIAEETLERMQYGRKMD, from the coding sequence ATGATTGGACAACAATGGATGTATATCAAGCTTATCGGCTCACATCATAGAGGGTGGCTTGCAGGTAATACAGATTGGTTGGTACATGTGGTCAGCCTCATATGTGCAAGTGTACTAGCTTTTTTGCTGGTTATCTACAGTTACATCTTATGGATGAAATATAGCAGTAGGCACAGGGAAAAGGTTAAGACGGTACTGATGCAGGAATTACTTTCCGAGGATTCAGTGTTACAGCAGTATCTGGGCCAAGGAGAAGTGAAAGCAGACTTACTGAATATGAGTGGAGATCAACAGAGCGTTTTGCAGCAGCTGTTATTGCAACGGCTTGCTCAAGATCCGGTAGAGCACGAGACTCTGCGAATTCGTCTGTTATCCTGGCAAGTCTTTGGAAGTTCATACCGGTCGGTTCTGAAGACGGGAAAGTGGAGTGAACGGGTCAACACGTTGTTATATATTGAACAGTTTCATATGATAGAGCTTCTGCCCAGGTTAGAAGATATGCTGCGGGTTACTTCCTGTACGCCGCTTGAACGCTTCATCATATTGCGCATATATGCCAGAACCGGTTATTTCAGAATCGTGAAGGAATTGTTGCGTGAGCAATATGTATGGTCCGATTCGCAGTATCTGCAGATTCTGCTGTTGCTTACCGATTCATCCTGGACTCGTCTGAAGGATCATTTCAAGGACGTACCTTATCAGGTCCAGTCTAATATCGTCAATGCCATTCGTATTCGGGATGACCAGACGGAGGGTGCCGTTGTTCTACTGGAGAAGCTCATTCTTGGAGAGGATGCATTGCTCCGTACCCACGCTTATCAGGCATTGGCTCAAGTGAGCAGAGGTCGCGAAGAGTTGCTGAAGGGGCTATTGCTGGTATGGAACGAATCTGGTGAGGAGAGGCAACGCTCTGAAAGACTAACAGTGACCCAGCTTATGGGTACTGTTCATGCGGATGCTTTTATTCCTAGATTGAAGGTAATGATGGGTGATCCTTCTTTTCAGATCCGACAGGAAGCGGCGAACTCTCTTGCCCGATACGAGCAGGGACTTGAAGAGCTCCGGGATACGGCTGTAAACCATCCGGATAAATATGCAAGGCAGATAGCGGAAGAAACGCTGGAAAGGATGCAGTATGGACGAAAGATGGATTGA
- a CDS encoding S-layer homology domain-containing protein, whose amino-acid sequence MKKNILATLTAGALLTLSLSAGPINAAQAQFTDIQGIAGADKIESLHKDGFIKGVSDSLFKPELELNTAQGIQLIADGLNLNLDTIRFIKMPVPSDYFSAVKDGVWYSDAFIRAQYNGIQMSQDIDPSKPLTREQFTLFLMQGIEAKGGLPMINIKPVDITDEQELTPEYQGAIQRSLVLKINELDADGNFNPKQTITRAEAAVMMYNAIEYMESFHAPQIPETPEK is encoded by the coding sequence ATGAAAAAAAATATACTGGCTACATTAACTGCGGGAGCTCTGCTCACGCTGTCTCTAAGTGCAGGCCCGATCAACGCTGCGCAGGCCCAATTCACGGATATTCAAGGTATCGCAGGAGCAGACAAAATCGAATCTCTCCATAAAGATGGATTCATCAAAGGCGTGAGTGACAGCTTGTTCAAACCTGAACTGGAGTTAAATACCGCTCAGGGCATTCAACTGATTGCTGACGGACTGAATCTGAATCTGGACACGATTCGTTTTATCAAAATGCCGGTACCAAGTGACTACTTCTCTGCTGTAAAAGATGGCGTATGGTACAGTGATGCATTTATCCGCGCCCAATATAATGGCATTCAGATGTCACAGGATATCGATCCGTCCAAACCGCTTACTCGTGAACAATTCACACTGTTTCTGATGCAAGGCATCGAGGCCAAAGGCGGTCTGCCGATGATTAATATCAAACCTGTGGATATTACCGACGAACAGGAACTTACGCCAGAGTATCAAGGTGCCATTCAGCGTTCACTCGTTCTCAAAATCAATGAACTGGATGCCGACGGAAACTTCAATCCCAAACAAACGATTACCCGCGCCGAAGCAGCAGTGATGATGTATAACGCAATCGAGTACATGGAATCGTTCCATGCACCACAAATCCCGGAGACACCTGAGAAGTAA
- a CDS encoding NADP-dependent oxidoreductase — MSLNKQIVLASRPEGAPSRENFKFIDAPLPEPEAGQVLVRTLYLSVDPYMRGRMKDTKSYAAPYALNEVIKGGAIGQVVESSEPNLRKGDLVSGMWGWQQYAAVNTADLSLIDTEEAPITAYLGALGLTGLTAYFGMEDIGKPKDGETVVVSGAAGAVGMIAGQIGKIVGARVVGIAGSDEKCAYLKEKLGFDVVLNYKKEQDMSAAIERACPDGVDVYFDNVGGDISDAVLRHINRNARIPLCGQISSYNLEKPDIGMRPQTLLLTNTALMKGFLLGDYTKSFKEGRAKLAKWIKEGHIQYEENIVDGFEQTPEAFMGLFSGDNLGKQLVKVADPE, encoded by the coding sequence GTGTCTTTAAATAAACAGATCGTACTTGCTTCTCGTCCCGAAGGTGCCCCGTCCAGAGAGAATTTCAAATTCATTGATGCACCTCTTCCTGAACCGGAAGCTGGGCAAGTCCTGGTACGTACATTATATTTGTCGGTTGATCCATACATGCGGGGCCGCATGAAAGATACAAAATCCTATGCTGCACCGTACGCGTTAAATGAAGTGATTAAGGGTGGAGCCATTGGACAGGTTGTGGAATCTTCGGAACCGAATCTGCGCAAAGGTGACCTCGTATCCGGTATGTGGGGCTGGCAGCAATATGCCGCAGTGAATACGGCTGATCTTTCGCTAATTGATACCGAAGAAGCACCAATCACGGCTTACCTCGGTGCGCTGGGCCTGACGGGTCTGACGGCTTATTTTGGTATGGAGGACATCGGCAAACCGAAGGACGGCGAAACGGTTGTTGTATCGGGAGCAGCCGGAGCGGTAGGCATGATTGCAGGTCAGATTGGTAAAATTGTGGGAGCACGCGTGGTTGGCATTGCAGGCTCTGATGAGAAATGCGCTTATTTGAAAGAAAAGCTGGGCTTCGACGTGGTGTTGAACTACAAGAAGGAGCAGGATATGTCAGCGGCCATTGAACGGGCTTGCCCGGACGGCGTAGATGTCTACTTTGACAATGTTGGCGGTGACATCTCGGATGCAGTCTTGCGCCACATCAATCGGAATGCACGTATTCCGTTATGCGGTCAGATTTCGTCTTATAATCTGGAGAAACCGGATATAGGCATGCGACCACAGACGTTGCTGTTAACAAATACAGCATTAATGAAAGGTTTCCTGCTGGGTGACTATACGAAATCCTTCAAGGAAGGCCGCGCCAAGTTGGCGAAATGGATCAAGGAAGGTCATATCCAGTATGAAGAAAACATTGTGGACGGGTTCGAACAGACGCCGGAAGCATTCATGGGCCTCTTCTCGGGAGATAATCTGGGCAAGCAACTGGTTAAGGTTGCAGATCCTGAATAG
- a CDS encoding TetR/AcrR family transcriptional regulator: protein MSPRQGLDRGALLSAAAQLADSDGFQALTLAALAQRLDVRSPSLYNHISGLPGLRQEMALMSVQQLSRALTAAIADRTGDDAIQAIAAAYIGFVREHPGLYEASFHAPDREEPQLAEASTATLELLLHSLQPYPLTEAEALHAVRGLRSLCHGFASIEAQGGFNMDFDPDESLRLTVSAFLHGLRHLHQD from the coding sequence ATGAGCCCCCGGCAAGGGCTGGATCGCGGCGCTCTGCTCAGCGCCGCCGCCCAGCTTGCTGACAGCGACGGCTTTCAGGCGCTGACACTCGCCGCGTTGGCACAGCGGCTGGATGTGCGCTCGCCGTCGCTCTACAACCACATCAGCGGACTTCCCGGGCTTCGCCAGGAAATGGCGCTGATGTCCGTACAACAGCTCAGCCGCGCATTAACCGCGGCTATCGCTGACCGCACTGGCGATGATGCCATCCAGGCCATCGCTGCGGCATACATTGGCTTCGTCCGCGAGCACCCCGGGCTGTACGAAGCCTCATTTCATGCCCCGGACCGCGAGGAGCCACAGCTCGCCGAGGCCAGCACAGCCACGCTGGAGTTGCTGCTGCACAGCTTGCAGCCATACCCGCTCACCGAAGCGGAAGCATTGCACGCCGTTCGTGGTTTGCGCAGCCTCTGCCATGGATTTGCCTCCATTGAGGCACAAGGCGGCTTCAACATGGACTTTGATCCGGACGAAAGTCTGCGTCTGACCGTATCCGCCTTCCTGCACGGACTCCGGCATCTCCACCAGGACTAG
- a CDS encoding MBL fold metallo-hydrolase produces MRITREFDVVQVTFFPRLFPVNVYLVEEEDGLTLIDAGIPVSLKGILATAQSLGKPITKIILTHAHSDHIGALDRLKEAMPQVEVFISRRDARLLAGDTSLLPGEPQTPVRGGVPKPKAVRTQPNHLLDDADQIGSLVAIASPGHTPGHMSFMDTRSRVLIAGDAYQLQGGLAVSGRVRPLFPFPALATWNREAALASAKRLAELEPSVLAVGHGRMLRQPAAAMRAATADAQQRFDLAGGQR; encoded by the coding sequence ATGCGTATTACCCGAGAATTTGATGTCGTTCAAGTTACGTTTTTCCCAAGACTCTTCCCTGTGAACGTATACCTGGTTGAAGAGGAAGATGGATTAACCCTGATTGATGCCGGAATACCGGTCAGTCTTAAGGGGATTTTGGCAACTGCCCAGTCCCTTGGAAAACCCATTACCAAGATCATTCTGACTCACGCTCATAGCGACCATATTGGTGCATTGGATCGTCTCAAAGAGGCAATGCCTCAAGTCGAGGTCTTCATCTCCAGACGGGATGCCCGGCTATTGGCGGGTGATACTTCCCTTCTTCCCGGTGAGCCACAAACCCCGGTACGCGGCGGCGTGCCTAAGCCCAAAGCGGTGCGCACCCAGCCAAACCACTTGCTGGATGACGCTGACCAGATTGGTTCACTGGTCGCCATTGCCTCACCAGGACATACGCCGGGGCATATGTCCTTCATGGATACGCGCAGCCGCGTGCTCATCGCTGGCGACGCGTACCAGCTGCAAGGCGGCCTTGCCGTATCCGGCCGCGTGCGCCCGCTCTTCCCGTTCCCTGCGCTGGCGACGTGGAACCGCGAAGCGGCTCTGGCCAGCGCGAAGCGCCTGGCGGAGCTGGAACCGTCCGTGCTGGCTGTAGGCCACGGACGGATGCTGCGCCAGCCCGCGGCCGCCATGCGCGCGGCAACCGCTGATGCACAGCAGCGGTTTGATCTTGCCGGGGGGCAACGATGA
- a CDS encoding RrF2 family transcriptional regulator translates to MNSEFTIAVHCLVFLSMRDECMANSEDLSQSVGTHPARVRKVLSVLRKHGYLTTKEGAHGGYLLSRPSEEIKLGELYRLVAGGSLGPNWCSGESGSSCVVSSNMQDVMGNIYNGGEEALSAYFDRISIQDVKERIGHGETLNLSLKGLSAKEKS, encoded by the coding sequence ATGAACAGCGAATTTACCATAGCGGTGCATTGTCTTGTTTTTCTGTCGATGAGAGATGAGTGTATGGCCAATAGTGAAGATTTGTCCCAGAGTGTGGGTACACACCCGGCCAGAGTCCGTAAGGTACTTAGTGTTCTGCGCAAGCATGGTTACCTGACGACCAAGGAAGGTGCTCATGGTGGGTACTTGCTTAGCCGTCCAAGTGAAGAGATCAAGCTGGGAGAATTGTACAGACTGGTAGCTGGTGGTTCACTCGGTCCCAACTGGTGCTCAGGGGAGTCCGGTTCATCGTGCGTGGTATCTTCCAATATGCAGGATGTGATGGGGAACATTTATAATGGTGGCGAAGAGGCGCTCAGCGCTTATTTTGATCGTATATCCATTCAGGATGTGAAAGAACGCATAGGTCATGGGGAAACGTTGAACTTATCGCTGAAAGGATTATCTGCAAAGGAGAAGTCCTGA
- a CDS encoding nitroreductase family protein, with the protein MSGIEKNETLRVISERHAVKKYEKGFELPEADLNAILTAAAEAPSSWNLQHWRFLVIESEADKAKLLPVAYGQSQIVESSVTIAVLGDLEANRNTVIYDQAVEAGALTAEVRDALVGQINGAYQSPQIARDEAIRNASFASQNIMIAARSLGYDTCPIGGYNPQKLIETFNIPARFVPTLLITVGKAAQPARPSGRLPLSEVVVKGSF; encoded by the coding sequence ATGTCAGGCATTGAAAAAAATGAAACACTTCGCGTTATTAGCGAACGCCATGCTGTCAAAAAGTACGAAAAAGGGTTTGAATTGCCTGAAGCTGATCTCAATGCGATTTTGACAGCAGCTGCGGAAGCACCATCTTCATGGAACCTGCAACACTGGAGATTCCTCGTGATTGAATCCGAAGCAGATAAAGCGAAATTGCTGCCAGTTGCTTACGGTCAAAGTCAGATCGTGGAAAGTTCGGTTACGATTGCTGTTCTTGGAGATTTGGAAGCAAACCGTAACACCGTAATCTACGATCAAGCTGTTGAAGCAGGCGCACTGACTGCTGAGGTTCGTGACGCATTGGTTGGACAGATCAACGGTGCTTACCAAAGCCCGCAAATCGCTCGCGATGAAGCGATCCGCAATGCATCTTTTGCTTCCCAAAATATTATGATTGCTGCACGCTCCCTGGGTTACGATACATGTCCAATCGGTGGATATAATCCACAAAAACTGATCGAAACATTCAACATTCCTGCACGATTTGTGCCAACGTTGTTGATTACTGTAGGTAAAGCTGCACAGCCAGCTCGCCCGTCAGGACGTTTACCGTTGTCTGAGGTTGTTGTTAAAGGTTCTTTCTAA
- a CDS encoding lactonase family protein, with protein sequence MEPVTTQETLFYTGTYASADEPGIFLCALNADTGEMRIVNHMDGVDNPSYLALSPDGNCLYVASETDEGEVLVYQRDAATSELHLMDRKQTRGASPCYVSVSKDGQWVFSSNYSSGSVNVFPVGDQGTLGEMSAWVEHTGSGINEERQEGPHAHSIQPDPSGQYAVVCDLGLDQIIVYRLEEGRLVTHREMDQPPGAGPRHLVFHPNSKWAYVINELDNTVTAFLYDERRGEFTTVQHISTLPEGHKGEGTAADIRVSPCGRFLYASNRGDDSIVLYHIDQESGELEAVEWTSTIGQTPRNFNILPGGILVVANQDSNNLVGFQISEENGRLTHNGFKLELPRPVCIAPVV encoded by the coding sequence ATGGAACCAGTCACAACTCAGGAAACACTTTTCTATACAGGTACGTATGCGTCAGCGGATGAACCAGGAATATTCCTATGTGCGTTGAATGCGGATACAGGAGAGATGCGAATCGTCAATCACATGGATGGTGTGGATAATCCGTCTTATCTGGCGCTATCCCCGGATGGAAACTGTCTGTATGTGGCGAGTGAGACGGACGAGGGAGAGGTGTTGGTCTATCAAAGAGATGCGGCAACGAGTGAGCTGCACCTGATGGATCGAAAACAGACCAGAGGGGCTTCTCCATGTTATGTGTCCGTCTCCAAGGATGGTCAGTGGGTATTCTCATCCAACTATAGCAGCGGCAGTGTCAATGTATTCCCGGTTGGCGATCAGGGGACGCTTGGTGAGATGAGTGCATGGGTGGAGCACACGGGAAGTGGAATCAACGAAGAACGCCAGGAAGGGCCGCATGCACACTCCATTCAACCCGATCCGTCTGGGCAGTATGCTGTCGTATGTGACCTCGGTCTGGATCAGATCATTGTGTATCGCTTGGAAGAGGGACGTCTGGTTACCCATCGTGAGATGGATCAGCCACCAGGCGCAGGGCCAAGGCATCTTGTGTTCCATCCCAACTCGAAGTGGGCGTATGTGATCAACGAATTGGACAACACGGTTACGGCATTCCTGTACGATGAGCGCAGAGGGGAGTTCACTACGGTACAGCACATTTCCACACTTCCAGAAGGGCATAAAGGAGAGGGGACGGCTGCAGACATCCGAGTATCTCCATGTGGACGTTTCCTGTATGCATCCAATCGGGGAGATGACAGCATCGTGCTCTATCATATTGATCAGGAGAGCGGTGAGTTGGAGGCCGTAGAGTGGACGTCCACAATTGGGCAGACACCGCGTAACTTTAATATTTTGCCAGGCGGGATTCTGGTTGTGGCGAATCAGGACAGCAATAACCTCGTAGGTTTCCAGATCAGTGAAGAAAACGGACGTCTGACGCATAACGGGTTCAAGCTGGAACTGCCTCGTCCGGTATGTATTGCGCCTGTGGTATAA
- a CDS encoding AraC family transcriptional regulator → MQKLIVLPDSLLQETAAYPVTSGLYVTDIGYFHEAEHHYRDRPDGCESHILMYCVQGTGWYTMDGSKTYDVSPGNLVILPAHVPHVYGANAAEPWSIFWIHLRGEHALSYIEPLLTHHITTMPPAKAQKWLELFHECYGALETGYSMQTMTYASQIIGYMLGMLAYGPETTGTDGGIVSSKRAAEQSVQYMLEHLENGITLKELAAHARLSVPHYSQLFKQAMGHSPIDYFLRLKIQHSCRYLDFTDWTVKQISSELGFKDPYYFSRLFSKMMGRSPTDYRNKSKG, encoded by the coding sequence ATGCAAAAACTCATTGTGCTTCCGGACTCCCTGCTGCAAGAAACCGCAGCTTATCCGGTCACGTCCGGATTATATGTTACCGATATCGGTTACTTTCACGAAGCGGAGCATCATTACCGTGACCGTCCCGATGGTTGTGAATCACACATTCTGATGTACTGTGTCCAAGGCACAGGCTGGTATACGATGGATGGTAGCAAGACATATGATGTCAGCCCGGGAAACCTCGTTATATTACCTGCACATGTCCCTCATGTGTATGGTGCCAACGCAGCTGAACCATGGAGCATCTTCTGGATTCATCTGCGCGGGGAACACGCTTTATCCTACATAGAACCCTTGTTAACTCATCATATTACTACCATGCCACCGGCCAAGGCTCAGAAATGGCTTGAGCTGTTCCATGAATGTTACGGCGCACTTGAGACGGGTTACTCCATGCAGACGATGACGTATGCCTCCCAGATTATCGGTTATATGCTTGGTATGCTCGCTTATGGACCGGAGACGACAGGGACAGATGGTGGGATCGTGAGCAGCAAACGTGCGGCCGAACAATCCGTTCAATATATGTTGGAGCACCTGGAGAATGGAATCACCCTCAAGGAACTGGCGGCACACGCGCGGCTGTCTGTCCCTCATTACTCTCAGTTATTCAAGCAAGCTATGGGGCATTCGCCCATCGATTATTTCCTGCGGCTTAAGATTCAGCATTCCTGCCGCTATCTGGATTTTACCGATTGGACCGTGAAGCAGATCAGTTCCGAGCTTGGATTCAAAGACCCGTACTACTTCTCCCGTCTGTTCAGCAAAATGATGGGACGTTCACCCACAGATTATCGAAATAAATCCAAAGGTTAG
- the map gene encoding type I methionyl aminopeptidase — protein MITLKTKEQIEYMKKAGEILAACHREIAKMIRPGITTQEIDQFAEAFMKKNGATPEQKGYNGYQYATCASVNDVICHGFPGKYALKDGDIVTIDMVVNLNGWLADSAWSYAVGEVTPEAQHLLDVTKNSLYKGIELAVVGNRIGDISNAIQVYAEGEGLSVVREFIGHGIGEKMHEEPQVPHYGPPHRGPRLKEGMVITIEPMLNIGTFRSKLDSDGWTARTLDGSLSAQYEHTIAITADGPVVLTAQ, from the coding sequence ATGATTACATTGAAGACCAAAGAACAGATTGAATATATGAAAAAAGCCGGAGAAATTCTCGCCGCATGCCATAGAGAAATTGCAAAGATGATTCGTCCAGGCATTACGACACAGGAGATCGACCAGTTTGCAGAAGCTTTTATGAAGAAAAATGGCGCTACGCCGGAACAAAAGGGATATAACGGATACCAATATGCGACATGTGCGTCGGTTAATGATGTGATCTGTCACGGGTTTCCGGGAAAATATGCACTGAAAGACGGCGATATCGTTACAATCGACATGGTCGTTAATCTGAATGGCTGGCTGGCGGATTCGGCTTGGTCATATGCCGTAGGTGAAGTGACTCCGGAAGCACAACATCTGCTGGATGTAACCAAAAACTCTCTGTACAAAGGCATTGAACTTGCCGTGGTGGGCAACCGGATCGGAGATATCTCCAATGCGATTCAAGTGTATGCAGAAGGTGAAGGCCTATCGGTTGTGCGTGAGTTTATCGGACACGGCATTGGTGAGAAGATGCATGAGGAACCACAAGTCCCTCACTACGGTCCGCCTCATCGGGGTCCGCGTCTCAAGGAAGGCATGGTTATTACGATCGAACCGATGCTGAATATTGGTACGTTCCGAAGTAAGCTGGATTCAGATGGATGGACTGCTCGTACTTTGGATGGAAGTCTGTCTGCCCAGTATGAACATACGATTGCGATTACGGCGGATGGTCCAGTGGTTTTGACAGCACAATAA